A window of Acidobacteriota bacterium genomic DNA:
TGCGCACACGCAGATAGAAATGCCACGAGGCCGGGAATGTCGGGCATGCGTGCCACGCCGGCGCCGGGCTCGGAGAGCCGGCCCTACTCACAGTGGCAACCAGGTAGGGCGAGCCCGACCCGCACAAGGCGGGTCTCCCCGATGCACATGATGGCGGGGCCCCGAGTGGCCTGTTCATGCGGCTCCTCTGCTGCAGTTCCACGTCGCGTGGAGAGACACGGAACGGCGTCGCGAGCGGCCTGCGCCGGACGATCGTTCCCGGTCATGGCCATCGGGACCTTGCGACGGTGCCGGTCTGTCGAAGATTGTGAGAGGTGCCAGCAATGAAGATCCCCGCGTCATCCATCCCCTGGTCCACCTGGCGTCCCAAACTCGTCGAGATGCTGGCCGGCTACGACCGGCGCACGTTCTCCGCGGACGCGATCGCCGGCATCACCGTCGGCGTTGTCGCGCTACCGCTCGCGATGGCGTTCGGCATTGCCTCCGGTGCCTCGCCGCAAGCCGGCATCTATACCGCCATCGTCGGCGGGCTGATCGTGTCGTTGCTGGGGGGATCGAGTATCCAGGTGAGCGGCCCGACGGGCGCGTTCGTGGTCATCGTCAGCGGCATCATCGCCGCGCACGGCCTCTCCGGGCTGTTGATGGTGACGATGATGGCGGGGGCGATCCTCGTGTTCCTGGCCGCAACGGGGCTCGGGCGCGCGGTGAAGTTCATTCCCAGACCCGTGGTGATCGGCTTCACGAACGGCATTGCGCTGCTCATCGCGTCGACGCAGGTCAAGGACTTCCTCGGGCTTGCCATTCCCGATCCGCCGAGCGAGTTCTTCGCGCGCATGGAAGCGCTCGTGGCAGGTCTGCCTGCGTGGAATCCGGCGGCGGTCGCGCTCGGCATGGTGTCGCTCGCGCTCGTGCTGCTCGTCCCGCGCTACTACCCGCGCGTACCAGGTTCCATCGTGGCGCTGGTGCTGGCCACCGTTGCCGTGTTCGTGTTCGATCTGCCCGTCGACACGATCGGATCGAAGTTCGGCGGGATTCCGAGCGGATTGCCGCACGTCGAGATGCCGGCGTTCCGCGCCGACCTGCTGTTGCCGCTGCTGCCGTCGGCGTTCACCGTCGCGCTACTCGCCGCCGTCGAAAGCCTGCTCTCGGCCGTCGTGGCCGATTCGATGACAGGCGACCGTCACAACTCGAGTGCGGAACTCATGGGGCAGGGCGTGGCCAACCTGGTGTCGCCGCTCGTTGGCGGCATTCCCGTGACGGGCGCGATCGCGCGCACGGCCACCAACTTCAAGTCAGGGGCGCGCACGCCGGTCTCGGGGATCGTGCACGCGCTCACGCTGCTGTTGATCATCCTGCTCCTCGCGCCGCTGGCCACGTACGTCCCGCTTGCCACGTTGGCAGCCGTGCTGTTCGTGGTGGCGTACAACATGGGCGAGTGGCCTGAGATTCCGGCGATCCTGCGCCTCGACTGGGCCGAGATCTCCGTGTGGGCGCTGACCTTCGGGCTGACGGTGATGGCAGACCTGACGGTCGCCGTCGAAGTCGGCATGGCGCTGGCCGCCCTGCTCTACATCCATCGCGTGACGGATACGACAGTGGTCCTGCCCGTCACGCAGGACTACATCGACGATGGGCGGGTGCACACGCTGCAGGACCACGACGTGCCGGATGACGTGGCGATTCTGCGCATCCAGGGGCCGTTCCTGTTCGGCATGACCGACAAGCTCGCCGACGCGACGGCAGACATCTCGGCGCTGCCGGCCATCGTCATCCTTCGCTTACGGAACATGACGGCCATCGATGCCACGGGGCTGCACGCGTTCGAACAGCTCAACGATCGCCTGCAGGCGTCGGGCCGGTCGCTGATCCTCTGCGGCGCCCGTCAGCAGCCCGCGGCCCTGCTGCACCAGGCCCGGTTCGTCAGGCACGTCGGCGCCGAGAACATCGTCCCCCACATCACGGCAGCCCTGAAGCGCGCCGAAGCCCTCCGCACCACCGCGGTGTAACGGGCGACCACAAGGGCCGCCCTTACGGGGTTTCAGGTGCGTCGATGTGTACGGACGACATTTCGCGGATCCGTTGTAGGGGCGACCCTTGTGGTCGCCCGTCGTGCGGCGACGTCTCGGGGATTCATCTGTAGGGGCGACGCATGCGTCGCCCCTACGTGCCGCCCGGTTGCCGGTTGCCCGTTGCCGATTGCCGGCCGTGAAAATGACAACGCCCGCGTGCGCCGTGAGGCACCACGCGGGCGTCGTTCCGACTTCAGCCGTGCGTCAGGAGTAGAACTCGACGACCAGGCGCAGTTCGATGGGGAAGGGGATGGCCGTGTCGTCGGGCAGCGTCGACACGCGCGCCGAGAGGGCGGCGGCATCGACATCGAGCCAGTCCGGACGGCTGAGCGCCTGACCGGCCTGCTGCTGCAGTTCGACGGCCTTCTTGGCGCGCTCGCGGACCGAGACCACGTCGCCGCGCTTCAGGCGCACCGACGCGATGTCGACAGGGCGGCCGTTGACGAGCACGTGACCGTGGTTGACGAGCTGACGGGCCGCGGGAATCGTGCGGGCGAAGCCGGCACGGAACACCACGTTGTCGAGGCGACGCTCGAGCAACTGGGCGATCATGGCGCCCGCGGGACCCTTCGAGCGGGCGGCCACGGCGGCCACGGCGCGAAGCTGACGCTCACTGACGCCGTAGTGGTACCGCAGCTTCTGCTTCTCACGGAGACGCGTGCCGTAGAGCGAGATCTTCCGCTTCATCCGCGGGCCGTGCTGGCCGGGGGGATGCGGGCGCTTGTCGATGCTCTTGGCCGACAGGCCGGGCAGGTTCATGCCAAGTGCGCGCATCACGCGCAACCGCGGACCTCTAAACCGTGACATGTAGTCTCCGAAATGCTTCTGCTGTGCCAGTGGGGTCACGCGAACACTGTGGCTGCACTGGCCCCCGCGAGTGTGAGCTGGACTCACACGATCCGAGAGAGTGTAGCCCGGACGGAGGGTTCCGTCAATGTGAACGGGGAACTCCGCCGGCAACCGGCAATCGGCAACAGGCAACCGGTCGATCTTCGGGCGAACTCGGCTCCGTTCCCCCTCTTCGTTCTGCCCGGAAGGCCCTTCCGTCATTCGTCATCCGGCATTCGTCATTTCCCCGGGCAAGCTTTTCCTATCCCTGAACCACGATCGCCGCGACGGCGTGCGGGCGCCGTGGGCCCAGCGCCGCGGCCAGCCGGGGGACCAGGGCCGGCCAGTCGTGGCGCGCCTGATCGGCCGGCGACATGCCGGTCGTTATGCCGGTCAGTTGGGCTCCGGGCTCACGGATGGCCCGGGCCCACTCCGGACGGTCGCGCCCCTCGCTGTCGAGGGCCCGCACCTCCAGCGCCGGCCCATCCCGATAGATGGCGACCACGCCATGCCCCTGAGCGCCGGCCCGCCGGAGCGCGAGCCGGGCCACGCGTCCCTCCGGCGCTTCCTCGACGTGGGCGAGGAGCCCCTCCACCAGCGGGTGGCCCGACGCAAAGAAGTCGTGCGTCTCGTCCTCGACGGCGTACTCGCGATCGAACGACCCGACGAACGAAGCGCCGGCAGACACGCCCGGCAGGCTGTCGACCAGCGCACCGCTGCCGAACTCGATCGCATGCGCGCGGCGGCCGCGCACCTCGTCGACGCGGAACCCGAGCCGCGCCGCCGTGTGCGTGATCACGCGCTCCATCGCATCGTCGAGGTCGGTCGGCACCTT
This region includes:
- a CDS encoding STAS domain-containing protein: MKIPASSIPWSTWRPKLVEMLAGYDRRTFSADAIAGITVGVVALPLAMAFGIASGASPQAGIYTAIVGGLIVSLLGGSSIQVSGPTGAFVVIVSGIIAAHGLSGLLMVTMMAGAILVFLAATGLGRAVKFIPRPVVIGFTNGIALLIASTQVKDFLGLAIPDPPSEFFARMEALVAGLPAWNPAAVALGMVSLALVLLVPRYYPRVPGSIVALVLATVAVFVFDLPVDTIGSKFGGIPSGLPHVEMPAFRADLLLPLLPSAFTVALLAAVESLLSAVVADSMTGDRHNSSAELMGQGVANLVSPLVGGIPVTGAIARTATNFKSGARTPVSGIVHALTLLLIILLLAPLATYVPLATLAAVLFVVAYNMGEWPEIPAILRLDWAEISVWALTFGLTVMADLTVAVEVGMALAALLYIHRVTDTTVVLPVTQDYIDDGRVHTLQDHDVPDDVAILRIQGPFLFGMTDKLADATADISALPAIVILRLRNMTAIDATGLHAFEQLNDRLQASGRSLILCGARQQPAALLHQARFVRHVGAENIVPHITAALKRAEALRTTAV
- the rpsD gene encoding 30S ribosomal protein S4, with translation MSRFRGPRLRVMRALGMNLPGLSAKSIDKRPHPPGQHGPRMKRKISLYGTRLREKQKLRYHYGVSERQLRAVAAVAARSKGPAGAMIAQLLERRLDNVVFRAGFARTIPAARQLVNHGHVLVNGRPVDIASVRLKRGDVVSVRERAKKAVELQQQAGQALSRPDWLDVDAAALSARVSTLPDDTAIPFPIELRLVVEFYS